In the Herpetosiphonaceae bacterium genome, one interval contains:
- a CDS encoding helix-turn-helix transcriptional regulator has protein sequence MSDVLNVQALRSLREARGWDQLTLARAAGVDPSVISRLERGIQVDLRASVLVALARALQTSVDSLVVPPQDQPPSATVLELSVVYAELAQLPSVQQRQVAAILRAYLSTVAETDRET, from the coding sequence ATGAGCGATGTACTAAATGTCCAGGCACTGCGATCGCTGCGTGAGGCACGCGGCTGGGATCAGCTGACGTTAGCTCGCGCTGCTGGCGTCGATCCGTCCGTGATCTCGCGGCTTGAACGCGGCATCCAGGTCGATCTGCGGGCTTCCGTCCTGGTTGCGCTGGCACGCGCCCTCCAAACATCCGTTGACTCCTTGGTCGTTCCACCCCAGGACCAACCGCCGTCCGCAACCGTCCTCGAACTCTCCGTCGTGTATGCGGAACTCGCCCAGTTGCCAAGCGTCCAACAACGGCAGGTTGCCGCTATTCTGCGGGCCTACCTATCAACCGTGGCAGAGACCGATCGGGAAACCTAA
- a CDS encoding toll/interleukin-1 receptor domain-containing protein, which produces MANEEHLAILRLGVWQWNKWREENPDVRPDLSHAELQKPNRHMPDFRGTIFARRDFERIIFEETKPHRAHFEGANFHGVDLSEANLYAAILDDANLQDAILYGANLRGVSFRDAKLQGALVQKVDLTESHLIRTNFYRADLCGVNLSPSLLSDVQMKRAKIGGTIFANVDLRDIHGLDTLYHVSPSHIGIETLYKSRGQIPEVFLRGCGVPDSMIEYARSLVAAERPIDYYSCFISYSSHDDALAERLYADLQAKGVRCWLAPHDLTPGEVIVRGIDEAIRLHDKVVLLLSEAAVLSPWVKYEVDLACTCEAGEGRTMLYPLRLDDAVLTTAQDWAVMLRKGRHIGDFRQWKDHNAYQAMFARLLRDLKAEQQ; this is translated from the coding sequence ATGGCGAACGAGGAGCATCTGGCGATTCTGAGGCTGGGTGTATGGCAGTGGAATAAGTGGCGGGAGGAGAATCCTGATGTGAGGCCGGATCTCTCACATGCCGAGCTTCAGAAACCTAATCGCCATATGCCCGACTTCCGTGGAACCATTTTCGCTAGACGTGACTTTGAGAGGATCATCTTCGAAGAAACTAAGCCCCATAGGGCTCACTTTGAGGGAGCAAACTTCCATGGTGTTGATCTCAGTGAAGCCAACCTGTATGCGGCCATCCTCGACGATGCTAACCTCCAAGACGCCATTCTATATGGGGCTAACCTTCGGGGCGTAAGTTTTCGAGATGCTAAGCTCCAAGGCGCTCTCGTCCAAAAGGTAGATCTGACAGAGTCTCACCTTATACGGACCAACTTCTATAGGGCTGATCTGTGTGGAGTCAATCTGTCACCATCTCTTCTTAGCGACGTGCAGATGAAGAGAGCGAAGATCGGTGGTACGATCTTCGCCAATGTCGATCTCCGAGACATCCATGGCCTCGACACCTTGTACCATGTCTCGCCCTCCCACATTGGCATCGAAACGCTCTACAAATCGCGAGGCCAGATCCCCGAAGTCTTTTTGCGGGGCTGTGGGGTCCCCGACTCGATGATCGAGTATGCTCGCTCCCTTGTGGCTGCCGAGCGGCCCATCGACTATTACTCTTGTTTCATCAGCTACAGCAGCCACGACGATGCCCTTGCTGAACGCCTGTATGCAGACCTCCAAGCCAAGGGCGTACGCTGTTGGCTTGCGCCACATGATCTGACGCCCGGTGAAGTTATCGTGCGCGGCATTGACGAGGCAATCCGATTGCATGATAAAGTCGTGCTGCTGCTCTCCGAGGCGGCGGTGCTGAGTCCGTGGGTGAAGTATGAGGTCGATCTCGCTTGTACCTGTGAAGCAGGAGAAGGGCGCACCATGTTGTATCCGCTGCGGCTCGATGATGCCGTACTCACCACTGCGCAGGATTGGGCGGTGATGCTGCGCAAGGGACGGCACATTGGCGACTTCCGCCAGTGGAAAGACCACAACGCCTATCAAGCCATGTTTGCGCGGTTGCTACGTGACTTGAAAGCCGAGCAGCAGTAA
- a CDS encoding helix-turn-helix transcriptional regulator — MARIRIKEIAEAQGLDIAKLSRRADVSYKTVWELWNNPDRDVSIRTLEKLAAALHVPVVRLIENGDELTGEPLGNSLPVLIAV; from the coding sequence ATGGCTCGTATTCGGATCAAGGAGATCGCTGAGGCCCAAGGGCTGGACATTGCCAAGCTATCCAGGCGCGCCGATGTGTCCTATAAAACCGTCTGGGAGCTTTGGAATAATCCTGATCGTGATGTATCGATTCGGACCCTTGAAAAACTTGCTGCTGCACTCCATGTCCCTGTCGTGCGATTGATTGAAAATGGAGATGAACTGACTGGGGAACCACTGGGGAACAGCCTGCCGGTACTCATCGCCGTCTAG
- a CDS encoding SWIM zinc finger family protein: MSVPAILPQPSTDTLTIDYYLDGDTLIIASATIPGRLYVTTSKDCSCPAGLHELPCKHAELRLSLLRPRTDAALVLTLDQADALF, translated from the coding sequence ATGAGCGTACCTGCGATTCTACCACAGCCCTCCACCGACACCCTGACCATCGATTACTACCTCGACGGCGACACGCTGATCATCGCCTCCGCGACCATTCCCGGTCGGCTCTACGTCACCACGTCCAAAGACTGCTCCTGCCCAGCCGGTCTGCATGAGCTACCCTGCAAGCACGCCGAGTTGCGCCTCAGTCTGCTCCGCCCGCGGACGGATGCCGCGCTGGTCCTCACGCTCGACCAGGCCGACGCGCTGTTCTAA
- a CDS encoding transposase — MIRRSFKYRYYPTQTQAERLSAWQRACHEVQRLCILQRRIAWKKRTTLYSGQKPMKPQPSYYSQGPEVTQLRQVYPDLADVPADTMNAMVARVDTAYQRMFKERKAGRRATVRWADKPEHIGLHFRGQDRGTGITPTGGRHAFVRLAKAGKLGTLRIRYHRPIPEGAEIKQAHITRAADGWYISFSCLIPAPAPLPAAHKDVNGVDLGCIHEGDRQRIAVVDDGRIYRSTSGLKRNAKRLATLQKLVSKRRVRGTAKHADPNSKRTTRRRQKIARLHQRIARQREHTLQYTARRLVDTADVTVFEDISWKPLRRRGKGRRKRGLNRAMSTASPGRLVALTQEKADAANRSIQKVPARGTSQQCSVCGDDKTHKPLKVRRWVCQVCRTEHDRDVNAAKNVKQRFKSDSGPCRSGVRGEEAAGETSEQPSTNREGAAAPRREQRATSRIDHDSDLHPARYEDFRQALFDFGDWDAP, encoded by the coding sequence ATGATCCGGCGGTCCTTTAAATATCGCTACTATCCAACACAGACCCAGGCGGAACGCCTCTCGGCGTGGCAGCGGGCCTGCCATGAGGTCCAGCGCCTCTGTATTCTCCAGCGCCGGATCGCCTGGAAGAAACGCACGACGCTCTACAGCGGGCAGAAGCCGATGAAACCGCAGCCATCCTATTACAGTCAAGGCCCGGAGGTCACGCAGCTTCGCCAAGTCTATCCCGATCTCGCCGATGTGCCTGCCGACACCATGAATGCGATGGTCGCACGGGTCGATACTGCCTATCAGCGCATGTTCAAGGAGCGCAAGGCAGGACGGCGGGCAACCGTCCGGTGGGCCGACAAACCAGAACACATCGGCTTGCATTTTCGCGGGCAGGACCGGGGCACGGGCATCACGCCCACAGGTGGACGCCATGCCTTTGTCCGGCTGGCAAAGGCAGGCAAACTGGGAACGCTCCGTATCCGCTATCACCGCCCGATTCCTGAAGGCGCGGAGATCAAGCAGGCCCACATCACCCGTGCCGCCGATGGGTGGTATATCTCGTTCTCGTGTCTCATTCCTGCGCCTGCACCGCTCCCAGCAGCACACAAAGACGTGAATGGTGTGGACCTCGGCTGCATCCACGAGGGCGATCGGCAGCGGATCGCCGTCGTCGATGATGGGCGGATCTACCGTAGCACGAGTGGCCTCAAGCGCAATGCCAAACGGTTAGCCACCCTGCAAAAGCTGGTCAGCAAGCGCCGCGTCCGAGGTACAGCGAAACATGCTGATCCCAACAGCAAACGGACCACCAGACGGCGGCAGAAAATCGCCCGACTGCACCAGCGGATTGCGCGCCAGCGCGAGCATACGTTGCAATACACGGCGCGGCGACTCGTCGATACGGCAGACGTAACGGTCTTTGAGGATATTTCGTGGAAACCACTCCGACGGCGCGGCAAGGGGCGGCGGAAGCGGGGATTGAACCGGGCGATGAGCACCGCCAGCCCTGGGCGTCTAGTTGCATTGACCCAGGAGAAGGCAGATGCAGCCAATCGTTCGATACAAAAGGTGCCTGCACGCGGCACGTCACAACAGTGCAGCGTCTGTGGAGATGACAAGACACACAAACCGCTGAAGGTGCGCCGCTGGGTCTGCCAGGTCTGTCGCACCGAACACGACAGAGACGTGAATGCGGCGAAGAATGTCAAGCAACGTTTTAAGAGCGATTCAGGGCCATGCAGGTCCGGTGTGCGCGGGGAGGAGGCTGCTGGCGAGACCAGCGAACAGCCTTCGACGAACCGCGAAGGAGCTGCGGCTCCACGGCGCGAGCAACGCGCCACCAGCCGAATCGATCATGATTCAGATTTGCACCCTGCAAGGTATGAGGATTTTAGGCAAGCACTCTTCGATTTTGGGGATTGGGATGCGCCATAA